The following is a genomic window from Lactococcus carnosus.
GTCCGATACAAACAGCTTCATCTGCGATCAATGTATGTAGTGCATTACGATCTGCTTCTGAATAAACAGCGACTGTTTGTATGCCTAATTCACGTGCCGCACGGATAATCCGTACAGCTATTTCACCACGATTGGCGATTAATATTTTTTTAAACATTTAAGTACCCTTTAACTTACTCGCCAATAGCAAAAGTCAATGTCCCTTTTGCTGCCAACTTACCGTCAACTGTTGCTTTTGCTTCCACAACAGCAATTGGTCCGCGACGTTTGATAAATTTAGCATGTAGGATGAGTTGATCACCCGGTACAACTTGCTTCTTAAATTTCACACCGTCCATACCCGCATAAAAGACTAATTTACCTTTATTTTCAGGTCTTGATAGCTCTAAAACGCCTGCTGCCTGAGCCAAAGCTTCCATGATCAAAACACCAGGCATCACAGGATGCTCTGGAAAATGACCATTGAAAAAGGGTTCATTAATCGTCACATTCTTCAAGGCTGTAATCTCGTCTTCTGAATGTTCCAGCACGCGATCGACAAGTAGCATCGGGTAGCGATGTGGCAAGGCGTCTTTTATTTGGTTAATATCAATCATTTGATGCGGACCAATTCCTCTCCATACTCAACCATAGCTTCAGCTGATACGAGCACTTCTGTAACGATGCCATCATGCGGTGCTGGAATCTCGTTCATCACTTTCATTGCCTCAATAATCAGTAAGGTTTGCCCTTTTTTCACTGAATCACCAACGCTAACAAAATCTGATTTGTCAGGTGCTGGTTTAAGATAAGCAACACCTACGAGTGGACTTGTAACCACCTCACCTTCAGCTAGGCTAACAGCTTCACTTGGTGCAGCTGTTGCAGCAACAGCTGGCGTAGTTTCAGAAACAGCTTGAGACAACTCAGCAGCTACTACAGGCACACTAGGTGCTAGGGGTGCGACTGGCACACCGTTATTTTTAGAGAAAGACAAGTTAAATTCTGATGTTGCATAAGAAAATTCACGTAAGCTTGAGCCATCAAACTGTGACATCAAGTCTTTTACTTCATTGATTTGGATAGACATTTTGCTTATTCACCTTCCCATTTTTTAAGTGCGATGACAGCATTATGCCCACCAAAACCAAGTGAATTGGAGATGGCATATTTGATATCATGTTTTTTACCTTGGCCCAGTACCACATTAATAATTGATGTGTTCTCATCAAGTTCTGTTGTACCAGCATTGACAGGCGCATATTGGTGTTGAATTGCTTGTAGTGTCGCGATTGCTTCAATCCCACCAGCAGCACCAAGTGCATGACCAGTTAAAGCTTTTGTAGAAGAAACTAAGACATTTTCATCATCCCCAAAAACAGTATGAATGGCAAGTGCTTCGCCTTTTTCATTGGCTTGTGTTGATGTCCCATGTGCGTTAATATAGCCCACTTCGCTTGCTTGAATTCCTGCTTCATCAAGGGCTAGTTGCATGGCTTTAGCAGCACCAGAGCCTTCTGGCAATGGTGTTGTCATGTGATGGGCATCATTTGTTGAGCCATAGCCCACAATCTCAGCCAAAATCGTTGCACCACGTTTTTGAGCATGTTCTAGACTTTCAAGTACTAAGACACCTGAGCCTTCTCCCAATACGAAACCAGACCGATTTTTGTCAAAAGGAATAGAAGCACGTTTTGGATCTGTTTCTTTCGTTAAGGCTGTTAAGTTAGCAAACCCACCGACACCCAAATCACAGATCGCAGCTTCCGTACCACCAGCCAACATAATATCGGCATAGCCATGTTTAATTTCACGAAAAGCTGACCCGATAGCATTTGTCCCTGCTGCACATGCTGTTACTTCAGCACGGCTAACACCGCTTGCTTTAACACGCAAGGCAACATTTCCTGTCGCCATATTGGCGATAGAAAGCGGTACAAAAAGTGGCGCAATCCGTTTAGGACCACGTGTAGCGAGACGTGCACCTTGTTCTTGAATTACCGGTAAGCCACCAATACCAGAGCCGATAATCGCACCAAAACGGTCATTATCAATCGTATCATCTTCAGTGTTGATACCAGCCATGCTTAGCGCTTCTAAGGCAGCATAAACAGCATAGATACTAAAGGTATCCATCCGTTTTTTATCTTTATGTACAAAATACTTATCAAAAGGAAAATCTTTGACTTCTCCAGCTACTGTGATACCAGTCTCTGTTGCATCAAATTTTGTGATAGCATCAATCCCGCTGTTACCAGCTTCAAGATTTGTCCAAAATGTTTCAGGGGTATTGCCAATCGGTGATGTAATCCCGTATCCTGTGATAACTACACGATTTGTCATATGTTTTACTCCTCACTTCATCTTTCGCTTTGATCCCTCTATGTTAGACGCATAGAAGCTGTTAACCAGTAAAACTAGCTACCAGCTTCTCATGTCAAGGTATCAAACTATTTTTTTATTCTATTTATAGGTGCTTACTACATGCTCATCCCGCCATCGATGGCGATTGTTTGACCAGTAATATATTCTTGGCTAGCAAGGAATAGTGCAGTTGTTGCAATTTCCTCAGTATTACCAAAACGTTTCATCGGAATTTGCGCTTTCATCGCATCCTTCACTTTATCAGATAAGACATCTGTCATATCACTTTCGATAAAGCCTGGTGCAATCGCATTAACACGAATATTACGCCCAGCAACTTCACGCGCCACTGATTTTGTCAGACCAATCAAACCAGCTTTTGAAGCCGCATAGTTTGCTTGACCGATATTTCCCATCAAACCGACAACAGAGGTCATATTGATAATCGCACCTTGGCGCGCTTTAGTCATCGGTTTCAAAACAGCCTGTGTCATGTTAAAAGCACCCGTTAGGTTGATTTTTAGCACTTTTTCAAAATCATCTGCTGTCATTTTAAGCATTAATTTATCAGCAGTAATCCCTGCATTATTAATCAGAATATCAACACTACCAAGTGCTGTTGTTGCTTCATCAATCATGCGTTTAGCATCATCAAAATCACTAACATCACCTGAAATACCAGTCACTTTTACCCCATATTGATCAAAACTAGCAAGTAAATCAGCTGCTATTTCTGAGCGACCATTCAGGATAATGTTGGCACCATTAGCCGCAAAATGATGGGCAATTGCTAGACCAATACCACGTGTTGATCCAGAAACAAAGACGTTCTTATTTGTAATTTCCATTATATTATTTCTCCAAAAGTGCGTTTAGCGAAGCCAAGTCATCAACCTGTTTCATGCCAAC
Proteins encoded in this region:
- the fabZ gene encoding 3-hydroxyacyl-ACP dehydratase FabZ; this translates as MIDINQIKDALPHRYPMLLVDRVLEHSEDEITALKNVTINEPFFNGHFPEHPVMPGVLIMEALAQAAGVLELSRPENKGKLVFYAGMDGVKFKKQVVPGDQLILHAKFIKRRGPIAVVEAKATVDGKLAAKGTLTFAIGE
- the accB gene encoding acetyl-CoA carboxylase biotin carboxyl carrier protein, with product MQINEVKDLMSQFDGSSLREFSYATSEFNLSFSKNNGVPVAPLAPSVPVVAAELSQAVSETTPAVAATAAPSEAVSLAEGEVVTSPLVGVAYLKPAPDKSDFVSVGDSVKKGQTLLIIEAMKVMNEIPAPHDGIVTEVLVSAEAMVEYGEELVRIK
- the fabF gene encoding beta-ketoacyl-ACP synthase II — protein: MTNRVVITGYGITSPIGNTPETFWTNLEAGNSGIDAITKFDATETGITVAGEVKDFPFDKYFVHKDKKRMDTFSIYAVYAALEALSMAGINTEDDTIDNDRFGAIIGSGIGGLPVIQEQGARLATRGPKRIAPLFVPLSIANMATGNVALRVKASGVSRAEVTACAAGTNAIGSAFREIKHGYADIMLAGGTEAAICDLGVGGFANLTALTKETDPKRASIPFDKNRSGFVLGEGSGVLVLESLEHAQKRGATILAEIVGYGSTNDAHHMTTPLPEGSGAAKAMQLALDEAGIQASEVGYINAHGTSTQANEKGEALAIHTVFGDDENVLVSSTKALTGHALGAAGGIEAIATLQAIQHQYAPVNAGTTELDENTSIINVVLGQGKKHDIKYAISNSLGFGGHNAVIALKKWEGE
- the fabG gene encoding 3-oxoacyl-[acyl-carrier-protein] reductase translates to MEITNKNVFVSGSTRGIGLAIAHHFAANGANIILNGRSEIAADLLASFDQYGVKVTGISGDVSDFDDAKRMIDEATTALGSVDILINNAGITADKLMLKMTADDFEKVLKINLTGAFNMTQAVLKPMTKARQGAIINMTSVVGLMGNIGQANYAASKAGLIGLTKSVAREVAGRNIRVNAIAPGFIESDMTDVLSDKVKDAMKAQIPMKRFGNTEEIATTALFLASQEYITGQTIAIDGGMSM